Below is a genomic region from Neurospora crassa OR74A linkage group VII, whole genome shotgun sequence.
ACCCTGACCCCCAGTATCGCCGTCTGGATCCTCGTCGGCTGGCTCTTTTGCCATGACCTCAACTACCAATACACGAGTGCGCTCAATCACGCTTTTGCAGCGGACCATGTCGGTGCGGGACAGGCCGGCTCGAAGGCCGTTTTCGAAGCCTGGTAGAGTTTCTTTGGTGTCGATGTCGTAGCCGAAGAGTAGACTGGCGAAGCAGTGGTCGAGTTTTCGTAGTAGCGCGAATGTGGCTGCGGGCGAGGGAGGGAAGCCCTCGAGCCAGGTGGTGAACTCGCTCGCAATGTTGAGCAGGTAGGGGATTTGTAGGCTGGCTAAAGGAATATTAGTGCCAGTAATGACGGGTAAGAAGTCGAAACCGTGTGGCACTTACGAGTACCGGATAACCAGATGATATTGATAACGTCGTCCACGTCTTTACATAGTTCGGCCATGGACTTGTAGCCCGTGATCTCGTCGTCGGGATGGGGAATGGCAAAGTGCTTGACGTATCGGCGACTGATGTGTAGCATTTTGTCGGAAACATAGTTGCGGACTTTATCCTCCTTGATGGACCCGGGGCGAAGGGAAGTTCGGCGAGGATGTGGGAGATTGGATACGGCCGCCGCTGACGCTGAGCTGGGCGCTGGAGATGGTAATGAGTTTGGAGGGATCGCGGGAGGCACAAAGCCACCTGGGGCTGGCGCGGTCGGGGGATTGGGGGTTTCGTTTTCCGCCATCGGTGTATGAGGTATCGCGGCAATGATGGGTGAGTGTTGATTGAAGCCAGGCAATTGGCGATGTCACGAACTTATAGGCTTTGGAGGGACAATGGGCGATGTGATGTTTTGTTTGCGACAGAAGAATTGCGATGGTTTCTAAAGGTGACAGTGGGTGAGAGTTCAGTGACAGACGCCGGCACATGACAATGGATGACATAGCAAATGGCGGGGCAGTGGGTCTTTACTGAAGTCCCACTTCTGGTACATCTTACGTTGTGTAAGTGATAACAGCCAATGACGGTGCCAAGCACCCTTTGATAACAACCTCAAAGCCAGGCCCGTGGCCCGTGCAGCCCCTGTCTCTCTGTCCCTCTCTTTGCCTGCCAGAAAGTCCAAAATTTCCATTCGACGTTCCCAGTCTGCGATTGCGAGTCTCGTCACGGCGTCACAGTTCCCAGCTTCATCAACCGATAGCCCCCGTTATCGCGACCACTCTCAAGACACTCCATCACCATGCCTTCCGCCAAGTACATCGAGCGCCCCGGTGGCAGCCGCAAGTCCAAGGGCTTCATCCGCTCCACTTACGATTCCCTCACCTCTTCCGAGAACGCTTCTGTCGTCCGCAGCATCGCCTTCTTCGGCGTAAGTGTCCTCCCCAACCCGGCCTCCGACGTCCGAACCCCGGCCCCGTCCGGTCCTGTCCCGGTCCATTCCTACCTAGTCTTCTACAATCTGATTGTACTAACACATGCCCTCACCACAGGCTGCCGTCGCCTTCCTCTCCAGCTCTTGGGGCGAGATGCTCGTTGTGTTCGTATATCCCTACCTTCACATCACAATCCTGTTGGGCTCTAGTGTTTCCTAACCTAACCGTCGACGGATCATACAGGCAATAAATGCACACTTCATCGCCTCTCCTCCACGCGACACCGACTTAGACTCCGACTCCGAGTTCGACCCGCTGTACTACTCTAATACCCACGAACCCGGATCCCAGATGGCGGAAGCGAACGCGGACACAACGACTCTTGTATGATATCAGATGGGATAGACGAAAATCACAAATGAACGGATGTGTTTTGTTGCGCCCGACGAGCCAGTTCTGAAACAGCGACGCCACAGGAAAATATGATATATCGTGATTAGGGACCGGGACAAACAAAGGCGTTGACGGGCGACGGTTTCATCTCTTCAAACTCAATCCCCCTTGCGATCgagcgatgcgatgcgactATTTTCTTTACTCGACTGTCGGCCTATGGGTCAATCAATGTCTGTGACAAGAGGAACTTGGGTCAGATGAATAGATGAATTCTGTCTTCGATTCTTAGTCATTGACTGGACCGGATTGTCGCCTGTTGGTCTCCGCGGATGACTGCCGTGTGGTCCAACGACAAACAGCTTTTAATTTGCACAAACACCAAGGCTACCAACATTCACCAACGGTCAAGCCACAGCGTTTCAAAGTGTTGGAGGTGTCTAACCGTGATGCATTCTGTTCCTCTCGTTGTTTCATGTCTCATATCTAGGGGTGTTAGGTTCAGCTCGAGGCCCATTACATATCTCCCTGCTCACAACGACAGGCCTTGTCTCGACCTCCAGCCGAGTTTACTTAACTCccgtcttctttcttcttccctcgcTGCGAAACTATCTCCCTAGACACTCACTCACATCCATTAGTTACATCGCCCAGTCCAGCAGTCCAACAGTCCAAGATGATTTTCCCTACCAGCCTTGTCTGGCTAACATGCCTCTTCACTGCCACATCCGCCCAACAACCCACCAGCTGTCTCAAACCTCAACCCACCTCTCAAGCTTTCTTCGTCATGGGCTGCGGCAAACCCATCACCGTCGACCGTCTCGACCCCATTGTCTCTCCCGGCCGCCCTTCTCAGCACCTCCACACAGTAATGGGCGGTTCTGCCTTCGACTTCGACTTGGACTACAACAAAACGCAGACTTCCAACCGCACCACCTGCGCCGTATCCAAGGACTTATCCAACTACTGGGTGCCCACCGTCTACTTCCACCATGCGAACGGCTCCTTTGAAGCCGTGGAGCAAGTAGGCGGCATCAACGTCTACTACCAAGAACGCATGGACTGGACCGATTACTGCGCCGGTCGCGAGTTGCTCGCTTTCCCTCCCGGGTTCCGGATGATGGCAGGCGACACCACCCGCCGCGACTTCAACTCCTCCAAAGTCGAACATCGCGCAATCGAGTTCATCTGCTTGTTGACGGACGGTCAGGAGGGTCTCCCTCCCTTTCACGAGTTTCCCAACCGTACCTGCAACGGCGGTCTACAAATCCGCATCCGTTTTCCTTCGTGCTGGGACGGTGTGGGACTCGgcactttttcttcttcctccaactcctctGTCCCCGGTTCAGACTCAACACCGATAGCAAGCGCCTACAACTCCTCCCACGTAACTTACCCATCCCGCCTCGACACCGGCGTCTGCCCTTCCACTCACCCCCACCGCATCCCCGCCCTGCTGTACGAAATGACGTGGAACGTAGCTGCTTTTAACTCTTTCAGATCCATGGGAGAACAGCCGTTTGTCTTTTCCAACGGCGACAAGACGGGGTACGGATACCATGCGGATTTCTTCAACGGGTGGGATGTGAATCTCTTGCAGAGGGCGCTGAGAGATCCGAGCTGTGGAAACGAGACGGGCGGGAGGATCGAGATGTGTGGGACGTTCAAGGAGTATTTGCAGAGTAATGAGGTGCAGAATGGGATTGGGGGGTTGGAGCAGAAAGTAAAAGGGGAGTGGAGGGGGGTGTTGGAAGGGGGAGAGTTGCCGGGGGGTGTGAGGGTTGAGTGAGTGGTGAGTGATGAACAGTGAGTGgtgggttggtgatgggtgaGGTGAAAGGGAGTTGAAGTGTTGAGTGCTGTCGTGATTTTAGCGAGGGATGTGGTGGGTGGCGGGCGGGATTGACTTGGATGCTGTTCGCTTGGTACATGTTATGAAAGAATGCCCAGATGATTGTAAGGAACAGGAAAAAGAATGAATGAGCAGCGCATCGATCACTTTGTGCCGTCATGTCCTCTCCGTTGTGTCCCTTCTTGAACAATGAGAACCTGGCAATCAACGAGTGGTGAAACGGTGATCGGTTACATGGCGGAGGATTTAAGGATGAAAGGTGCTCCGTGGCCCCGTTTGATATTCGATCATGAGGCATCTCTTGATTGTAAAGGGAAGAAATTGAGCACAACTGATTTACCGTGGATTCTTCTAGTGGATAATCAGAATTCTATTAGATTCTAGATTCTTGACGGCATGCGCATCTAGAGCACTCTGAACAAGACGGTCGAGCCACCGAGCAGGAGATGTCCAGAGATTACAAGTTGTGGTCAACaacagaaggaggagaaaaacaAAACTATTGCATTGACTGTTGCATCGAGATCGAAGCCAGTCACACTGCGAACGGGTGACAGTCTCAACATAAGTCGACAggtatagaaaaaaaaaaacagaaaaaaaattgaCATTACTGTCCTTTCCCTTAAGAACTTGCTATATCCTCGAAGGTGACAGCGTAGGGTGGAATCGCGCGTTGCGAAGATTGACGACGCTCGATGCAGAAAAATACCATGTAGCGTGTCGATTGGTGAAACCGAA
It encodes:
- a CDS encoding WSC domain-containing protein → MIFPTSLVWLTCLFTATSAQQPTSCLKPQPTSQAFFVMGCGKPITVDRLDPIVSPGRPSQHLHTVMGGSAFDFDLDYNKTQTSNRTTCAVSKDLSNYWVPTVYFHHANGSFEAVEQVGGINVYYQERMDWTDYCAGRELLAFPPGFRMMAGDTTRRDFNSSKVEHRAIEFICLLTDGQEGLPPFHEFPNRTCNGGLQIRIRFPSCWDGVGLGTFSSSSNSSVPGSDSTPIASAYNSSHVTYPSRLDTGVCPSTHPHRIPALLYEMTWNVAAFNSFRSMGEQPFVFSNGDKTGYGYHADFFNGWDVNLLQRALRDPSCGNETGGRIEMCGTFKEYLQSNEVQNGIGGLEQKVKGEWRGVLEGGELPGGVRVE
- the tom6 gene encoding TOM6; protein product: MPSAKYIERPGGSRKSKGFIRSTYDSLTSSENASVVRSIAFFGAAVAFLSSSWGEMLVVQ